From the Solanum pennellii chromosome 4, SPENNV200 genome, one window contains:
- the LOC107016334 gene encoding agamous-like MADS-box protein AGL62 has product MNINNNTNAAVNSAAVAVKKTQGRRKIAIKPIANQNSRHVTFSKRRLGLFKKASELCILTGAEIAILVQSLKRQRLFTFGHPSADAVINRYLTGKSEEQKPAGDDQLNYVQQSNEYYSQICRELELEKKVKEEIFIDESKMVNGGSSNNGGGGFWWNESIDEMGIEELEKFMFALEELKKKVNMRCDELSMINGSSSMAAAAASTSSMNQAIDYCASVVPFDFNYPGNAQF; this is encoded by the coding sequence ATGAATATCAATAACAATACCAACGCCGCCGTCAACTCCGCCGCCGTCGCCGTCAAGAAAACTCAAGGGCGGAGGAAAATAGCAATTAAACCAATAGCAAATCAAAACAGTAGGCATGTTACCTTTAGCAAACGCCGTTTAGGTCTCTTCAAAAAAGCTAGTGAACTTTGCATTTTAACCGGTGCTGAAATCGCTATTTTGGTTCAGTCGCTAAAACGACAGCGTTTGTTCACTTTTGGTCATCCGAGCGCCGACGCCGTCATTAACCGGTACCTCACCGGAAAATCAGAGGAACAAAAACCCGCGGGCGATGATCAGTTGAACTATGTGCAACAGAGCAATGAATATTATTCTCAGATCTGTAGAGAATTGGAGTTGGAGAAGAAGGTAAAGGAGGagatttttattgatgaatcGAAGATGGTGAATGGTGGTAGTAGTAATAACGGAGGAGGAGGATTTTGGTGGAATGAATCGATTGATGAAATGGGAATTGAAGAACTTGAGAAATTTATGTTTGCATTggaagaattgaagaagaaagtaaATATGAGATGTGATGAATTGAGTATGATAAATGGTTCTTCTTCAATGGCGGCGGCGGCGGCGTCTACTTCAAGTATGAATCAAGCTATTGATTATTGTGCTTCCGTTGTTCCTTTTGATTTCAATTACCCAGGAAATGCCCAATTTTGA
- the LOC107015869 gene encoding pathogen-related protein-like isoform X2, with amino-acid sequence MASSIVGGGNKYRDYLSDEELKNTKWRNGPPSYDVVDKLFEQERTHVWAEGSVEDEVQRLLKTWEMELVHKIDPNEMKSVDPTKFKKSVNGREGLTPEEAIKLGGGYNTFLQTSLPENLRVYNPEDETFESSQNVFRSIFIRGFAIEVLHVYSGPPEIVYKFRHWGYMDGPFKGYVATGQLVELFGIGIFELEKESNKIVKAEFFFDRGELLGPLMKGGKNGESTSEKALLEASKCPFMK; translated from the exons atggCAAGTTCAATAGTAGGAGGGGGAAACAAATACAGAGACTACTTGAGTGATGAAGAGCTCAAAAACACAAAATGGAGAAATGGACCTCCTAGTTATGATGTTGTTGATAAGCTCTTTGAACAAGAAAGAACTCAT GTATGGGCTGAAGGATCAGTTGAAGATGAAGTACAAAGGCTATTGAAGACTTGGGAAATGGAATTAGTTCACAAAATAGATCCTAATGAGATGAAATCTGTTGATCCaacaaagttcaagaagagtGTCAATG gAAGGGAAGGGTTAACACCGGAAGAAGCTATAAAGCTTGGTGGTGGTTACAACACATTCCTACAAACTTCATTGCCAGAAAATCTAAGAGTCTATAATCCTGAGGATGAAACATTTGAATCATCACAAAATGTATTTAGATCAATATTTATACGTGGATTCGCGATCGAAGTCCTTCATGTTTATTCAGGACCACCAGAAATTGTGTACAAGTTTAGGCATTGGGGTTACATGGATGGTCCATTTAAAGGATATGTTGCAACTGGACAACTTGTTGAGCTCTTTGgaattggcatttttgaa TTGGAGAAAGAGAGTAACAAGATTGTTAAGGCAGAGTTCTTTTTTGATAGAGGAGAATTGCTTGGGCCACTTATGAAAGGAGGAAAAAATGGTGAATCCACAAGTGAGAAGGCATTATTGGAGGCTTCAAAATGCCCtttcatgaaataa
- the LOC107015869 gene encoding pathogen-related protein-like isoform X1, which produces MASSIVGGGNKYRDYLSDEELKNTKWRNGPPSYDVVDKLFEQERTHVCFSFQIKIFQNSSCEYITLLSLIHLHPPLRYKLSPLISDTSLPPYVSECPILSDTSIFSQVWAEGSVEDEVQRLLKTWEMELVHKIDPNEMKSVDPTKFKKSVNGREGLTPEEAIKLGGGYNTFLQTSLPENLRVYNPEDETFESSQNVFRSIFIRGFAIEVLHVYSGPPEIVYKFRHWGYMDGPFKGYVATGQLVELFGIGIFELEKESNKIVKAEFFFDRGELLGPLMKGGKNGESTSEKALLEASKCPFMK; this is translated from the exons atggCAAGTTCAATAGTAGGAGGGGGAAACAAATACAGAGACTACTTGAGTGATGAAGAGCTCAAAAACACAAAATGGAGAAATGGACCTCCTAGTTATGATGTTGTTGATAAGCTCTTTGAACAAGAAAGAACTCATGTGTGTTTCTCTTTTCagattaaaatttttcaaaattcttcttGCGAATACATCACTCTCCTCTCGTTGATACATCTCCATCCCCCTCTCAGATATAAACTCTCCCCTCTCATCTCAGATACATCTCTCCCCCCCTATGTATCTGAATGTCCTATCCTCTCTGATACATCCATTTTTTCTCAA GTATGGGCTGAAGGATCAGTTGAAGATGAAGTACAAAGGCTATTGAAGACTTGGGAAATGGAATTAGTTCACAAAATAGATCCTAATGAGATGAAATCTGTTGATCCaacaaagttcaagaagagtGTCAATG gAAGGGAAGGGTTAACACCGGAAGAAGCTATAAAGCTTGGTGGTGGTTACAACACATTCCTACAAACTTCATTGCCAGAAAATCTAAGAGTCTATAATCCTGAGGATGAAACATTTGAATCATCACAAAATGTATTTAGATCAATATTTATACGTGGATTCGCGATCGAAGTCCTTCATGTTTATTCAGGACCACCAGAAATTGTGTACAAGTTTAGGCATTGGGGTTACATGGATGGTCCATTTAAAGGATATGTTGCAACTGGACAACTTGTTGAGCTCTTTGgaattggcatttttgaa TTGGAGAAAGAGAGTAACAAGATTGTTAAGGCAGAGTTCTTTTTTGATAGAGGAGAATTGCTTGGGCCACTTATGAAAGGAGGAAAAAATGGTGAATCCACAAGTGAGAAGGCATTATTGGAGGCTTCAAAATGCCCtttcatgaaataa